tgcccttcctcagttgcttatggttgggttactcatccctccctgcaacttgcgatgtgtctttcagcctacctagcctgggaattaacactccttatctaggttaggctttgggggggctagttctgtacttttatagtttgagatggtactcttgcaccgttctcattctggttacctacccaaGGCTAGGGAGCGTTTTCCCTTTCCTTGGtagccgttcttgtacagagcctcctctatgaaagacccctcggttcttctccctccccacctatccctttggtgtaggctagcctatacttaggcttgcctatacacagggccggattaagaagtctctgggccctaggctattcaggttggcggggcccctttgagttacgggtaagcgaagcaaccccttccagcttgggggtggggtggggggtgtcgGTGTGAGTCTGTTTAAGGTCTAATTAAATACATTCAGgttatttagattaaatttaatggggaaagtacatcaaggcaaccaaaaccatttaccaacagccattataactatcttgttaaatcatgcattttaaagagaataagctcaagacagcatattattactagattaggctattaaagtagtgacatcatgtacctactatattcagcataaccactacagcagtatcattccctttatatatcactgaccattattgttatcattgcatcaagcataagactatcaaatcatataaactcaagaaagtaaagaattgttagataaagtaatgacttataaccctacacctattacattcaacgcagccactgttatcattccgtttatatcacattttgccattaagcctataataatcagtaaatcattcatatcaaaaatagaaactcaaagtacagtatttctagataattaaatctttgccatcttataccaatctcctttaacataataattccattttcattattatttaccattacgcttatctaattatatgtttaaagaaaagaaacagatgaATCCTAGGTTACTAgagcaatagcatcatacacacctttggtatttaacataacctccacagtccctttttgtgattatcatcaaatcatgcatgtacatatatcaacttcacaggcacttcttaaatgaatttctttctggatttcatattggcaaaatcatcaattatactctgaaaatcaatattttttgttAGATCAGACTCAATGGTCAACAAGGCTAGCTTACACAATTTGTCTTGGCTCATTGTTGAACGGAGCTGGTTTTTCActcttttcaaaacagaaaatgaacgTTCTCCTTCACAGTTAGTAGCTGGAAGTGTTAGGTAAAGGCGATACACTATGTCAACATTAGGGAAGGTGTCTGAGATACCTGTATTTCTTGAATGTTTCAAAGCAGCTGAGGGGGCACATTTTTCAGGTGGAGCTTTAATCTGATTCATATACCCAGAAAAATGAACTATTTCTTCAACAAATGTGTCCTGAACATCTGCTGAAAGGTGTTGTGGCAACTTTAATGCAGCTTCTCTCAATTCTGCATCTGGCATAGTAGTAATTTTGAACAGAAATCCAAACTTGTCATTGAGATTCTggtagatttcttttcttttcaccaaTTCTGTAATCAGTGAATCCAGAATGACGAAGTATGTAGCTGTCTTACATTTCTGCCTTGGTAGCAATACAATTTCATTGTCTGGCTCTTCAAAATTGCGTTTCCTCTTCCTTGACCGCTGATGATCAGCCCGGTAACTGTAGTCTTTCACCAGCAGTTTAGCTTTCTCTTCAAACATTTCAAAAGCTTCATCATTGCGAAGTGAGATAACAAATTCCACTAAGCCTGCATAGTGGTTAGCACAAGTAGCCATTTAAATTTCAGTTTCCTGAAGTGTCTTTTTCGTGGCATTTAACCGTTCCAGTATACATTCCCAAAGCACACAGAGTAAGGCCAATTCAAAATCTTCCAACTTTGATGCTAAGCTGGGTGCTTCGCTTCTTGTAGTTGCTGTCTGGTCTTCATTCTCTGCTATTTGGATCAAAGCAGAACGTATTTCAGCAAAGCTGTCTTTCAAAGCATGTGTTGCATCATGCTGCGCTGACCACCTTCTTGTTGATAATGATTTGAGGACATCTTCATGAATGGTTGACTTGATTATACTCCACCGATGCGTTGAAGCAGAGAAAAAATTAAAGGGTGCttgtaaaagtccaaaaaattaaaCTGCAGCAACATAACACTCCGCAGCACATGACCCAAAAGATTAAGAGAATGTGCTGAGCAGGGCATATATTCAGGAAGTGGGTTGATTTGCTTGATACGGGCTTGCAATCCATTATATTTACCCGACATGTTACTTGCATTGCCATAGCTCTGGCTACGGCAACCCATAATAGAGAGATCACGTTCAAGCAGAGTATCCAGTACTACATTCATCATTGTTACTCCATCATGGCCTGAAAGAGGAATGAATTTTATAAAGCGCTCTACAGGCTTACCACTGGAGTCGACAAAGCGAACAATGAATGTCAGTTGATCTGTATGTGAAATATCTGGTGTTGAATCTGGACTTATTGCAAAGTATTTTGCAGTTTTCACTGCTGCTATGATGTTATTGAGGACCTTCTTAGTCATCAGTTCAATTTAATTCATTGCAAATAGTAGATGACTTGTAAGATACAGTGCCTCTTCCTGCATTCCCAAGGCGTGACACATGATTTACTAAGAATGGATCGAATTGTGCTAACAGTTCTATGATCCCTAGGAAATTACCATTGTTTTCCGAACCAAAAACCTCATTTTCTCCACGGAAATCAAGTCCTCTAAGAGGTAAGAATTTTACAACAGCGAGAACTCTTTCTAGAACTTTTTTCAAATAAGTGCGCTCTTTTTCAGTTTGATTTTCCAAATGAGAATCCTATAAGCCTTTTTTCTGTGCACGAAATACACTGGCTAAAATGCAGCTCCTGTGAGTGGTGCTGTTTTCATGTTCCTCGAAACGCTTGGAATTTTTCCAGTCAGTGAACCCCTGTGTGAAGGCATTTTCTTTGGTAGAAAATAGATTGCATGCTGAACAGTACACTTTTCCTGAGCTTTCAGAGTATACCATCCATGATCTTTTCACAGTTTCTGAATTTGCAAGCTTCCTATAAAACATAGTTGACTTTAAACAACGA
The nucleotide sequence above comes from Palaemon carinicauda isolate YSFRI2023 chromosome 2, ASM3689809v2, whole genome shotgun sequence. Encoded proteins:
- the LOC137616541 gene encoding uncharacterized protein; translation: MATCANHYAGLVEFVISLRNDEAFEMFEEKAKLLVKDYSYRADHQRSRKRKRNFEEPDNEIVLLPRQKCKTATYFVILDSLITELVKRKEIYQNLNDKFGFLFKITTMPDAELREAALKLPQHLSADVQDTFVEEIVHFSGYMNQIKAPPEKCAPSAALKHSRNTGISDTFPNVDIVYRLYLTLPATNCEGERSFSVLKRVKNQLRSTMSQDKLCKLALLTIESDLTKNIDFQSIIDDFANMKSRKKFI
- the LOC137616549 gene encoding uncharacterized protein, whose amino-acid sequence is MTKKVLNNIIAAVKTAKYFAISPDSTPDISHTDQLTFIVRFVDSSGKPVERFIKFIPLSGHDGVTMMNVVLDTLLERDLSIMGCRSQSYGNASNMSAPFNFFSASTHRWSIIKSTIHEDVLKSLSTRRWSAQHDATHALKDSFAEIRSALIQIAENEDQTATTRSEAPSLASKLEDFELALLCVLWECILERLNATKKTLQETEI